The following are from one region of the Paenibacillus sp. JZ16 genome:
- a CDS encoding GTP-binding protein: MKKTIGMFAHVDAGKTTLAEQLLYMTDTIQERGRVDHQSAFLDRHDIERERGITVFADQATMHFNGSTYYLIDTPGHVDFSPEMERAIQVMDAAVVVISAVEGVEGHTETVWQLLRKHGVPTFLFINKIDREGADVARVFAEIRSELTEDVCMITEEDVLHEGVMKSSVIEAIAERDEKLLEQYMEQGYEVSRWLDTMTAMIRKGQLFPCFGGSALQNVGVSHFLQQLDLLTVTDYDPGADFAGRVYKIRHDEQGARLTYIKATAGTLRVRDEMTYFSGTETITEKVTHIRLINGGRVTNVDQVHAGDLFVVTGISSAVAGDGLGTLGGGRTVYELVPTLKSKVQFDSSIHPKDMLREFRLLDAEDPSLSVQWDEHAQAIHIHVMGIIQLEVLERIVLERFGYRITFGEPEILYKETIMEAVVGCGHFEPLKHYAEVHLRLEPGERNSGIVFANACHPDVLPVNYQHLVAQHVGERDHHGLLTGSPITDIKITLLKGRAHNKHTHGGDFREATYRALRQGLEKAANMLLEPYYHFKVKVDAEYIGRLMSDLTQAKASFEPPETAGNKVTVTGSAPVSTMMNYSMELAAYTKGRGAISLVYGGYGRCHNEAEVIERKGYDKNADPEYSSSSIFCAKGSGYAVPWDEADRHMHV, translated from the coding sequence ATGAAAAAAACGATAGGCATGTTCGCCCATGTGGATGCAGGAAAAACCACGTTGGCGGAGCAGTTGTTATATATGACCGATACGATTCAGGAGCGCGGCCGCGTGGATCATCAGAGTGCTTTTCTTGATCGACATGACATTGAAAGGGAACGGGGCATCACGGTATTTGCCGATCAGGCCACCATGCATTTTAACGGATCCACTTATTATTTAATCGATACGCCGGGTCACGTCGACTTCTCGCCGGAGATGGAGCGGGCGATTCAAGTCATGGACGCCGCCGTCGTCGTTATAAGTGCCGTGGAAGGTGTCGAAGGGCATACGGAGACGGTATGGCAGTTATTGCGTAAACATGGCGTCCCTACGTTCTTGTTTATTAATAAAATCGACCGGGAAGGCGCGGATGTGGCGCGTGTGTTTGCAGAGATTCGGAGTGAGCTTACCGAAGACGTCTGTATGATCACAGAGGAGGATGTGCTGCACGAAGGCGTAATGAAGTCCTCGGTCATTGAGGCTATCGCGGAGCGGGACGAGAAGCTGCTGGAGCAATATATGGAACAGGGATATGAGGTTTCACGGTGGCTGGATACGATGACCGCGATGATTAGGAAAGGGCAGCTATTCCCCTGCTTCGGCGGATCAGCTCTGCAAAACGTGGGCGTGTCCCATTTCTTGCAGCAGCTGGATCTGCTGACGGTTACGGACTATGATCCCGGGGCTGATTTTGCCGGAAGGGTTTATAAGATTCGCCATGACGAACAGGGCGCAAGGTTAACCTATATCAAGGCCACGGCCGGAACGCTGCGGGTGCGCGACGAAATGACTTATTTCTCCGGAACGGAGACGATCACGGAGAAGGTGACGCATATCCGTTTGATCAATGGGGGGCGCGTGACGAATGTCGATCAGGTGCATGCGGGTGATCTGTTTGTCGTTACGGGTATTTCTTCAGCTGTGGCAGGGGATGGGCTTGGGACTCTGGGTGGTGGCCGGACGGTATATGAGCTTGTACCGACACTGAAGTCGAAGGTGCAATTCGACTCCTCGATTCATCCCAAGGATATGCTGCGCGAATTCCGTCTGCTGGATGCGGAGGATCCTTCCCTGTCTGTGCAGTGGGATGAGCATGCTCAGGCGATCCATATCCATGTGATGGGGATCATTCAGCTTGAAGTGCTGGAACGCATCGTGCTCGAGCGGTTCGGTTACCGGATCACCTTCGGTGAACCGGAGATTCTATATAAAGAGACCATAATGGAAGCCGTCGTAGGCTGTGGTCATTTTGAACCGTTGAAGCATTATGCGGAGGTGCATCTCCGGCTGGAGCCTGGGGAGCGGAACAGCGGCATCGTGTTCGCCAATGCTTGTCATCCCGATGTGCTCCCGGTCAATTATCAGCATCTGGTCGCCCAGCATGTCGGCGAGAGGGATCATCACGGGCTGCTTACAGGCTCACCTATCACGGACATCAAGATTACCCTGCTGAAGGGGCGGGCGCACAACAAGCATACGCACGGCGGGGATTTCAGGGAAGCGACCTACCGTGCGTTACGCCAAGGCCTGGAGAAGGCAGCCAATATGCTTCTAGAGCCTTACTATCACTTCAAGGTAAAGGTGGATGCCGAGTATATCGGACGGTTGATGTCGGATCTGACCCAGGCGAAGGCAAGCTTCGAGCCGCCGGAAACGGCGGGAAACAAAGTGACGGTCACGGGATCGGCTCCCGTATCGACCATGATGAATTACAGCATGGAATTAGCCGCCTACACGAAGGGAAGAGGTGCGATATCCTTGGTTTACGGCGGATATGGCCGGTGCCATAACGAGGCCGAGGTCATTGAACGTAAAGGATACGATAAAAATGCGGACCCGGAATACAGCTCCTCTTCGATATTTTGTGCGAAGGGAAGCGGATATGCGGTGCCGTGGGATGAAGCGGACCGTCATATGCATGTGTAA
- a CDS encoding copper amine oxidase N-terminal domain-containing protein: MVKRERTKSSRRLRQMTAGTLSALMLFTSLSLPVWGDDVVPEKRILTVQSGSSSASVNGTSYTIAKPQLKQGVLMVPLGVFKKAFGSEIKLEGENRVRLLQGPHTVVLVIDNKTAWIDGKKVQLPAEPTMVSGTLMVPLRPVAAGIGAKVSSSQGKLSISLMVTDKEEKHDEGEINNTTGKTRIGNSYYEWSMNYPSWMIVGRGTDDESGAAFNDATGRYYLEVHASSQKVKLSPDDLLERLLKELSDSGDVVLHQETVASGAVPYARVIFRDIDGVLWEGRQYYANDRVYELYFADAEAVHYKDMDKHASLLGSFRTTYQAGDKSLKDVSSIVGGLREAGNEEYGIWFGIPAGWEINNKDMLYGSEGEGYLSVSVTSVPTGVDGTLAAWGQRLKDWLSESFVQESYEYVGLTPVEISGVKGQIQEVRYNFGDKWVTEYEVMIQKNGYRYYLEYAVPDGQEKTAANWKKVLESIEIDYDVVPENFGRIGEEGYLTDKTKMRSKNSETYRYHIDIPKYWEPLNDQFEQGTVEYGFAGGGFEINAQKDTSADFIVSNLKRYYNEASTASGTTVKLLGVDNITFAGVPAVSFKVHQVKNGVGFTTQEIVFESGNIAYTITTTLNDANATDMQQAALERALSSFELVK; encoded by the coding sequence ATGGTGAAGAGAGAAAGAACGAAGTCAAGCCGGCGTTTGCGGCAGATGACAGCTGGAACCTTATCGGCTTTGATGCTATTCACGTCATTATCCCTTCCCGTATGGGGAGATGACGTTGTGCCGGAGAAGCGTATCCTGACCGTGCAAAGCGGCAGCAGCTCAGCTTCGGTCAATGGCACCTCCTATACGATAGCCAAGCCGCAGCTGAAGCAGGGCGTATTGATGGTGCCGCTGGGCGTGTTTAAAAAAGCGTTTGGCAGCGAGATCAAGCTGGAGGGCGAGAACCGGGTTCGACTGCTGCAAGGACCGCATACGGTTGTGCTCGTTATCGACAACAAGACTGCCTGGATTGACGGGAAAAAGGTCCAGCTGCCGGCAGAACCGACGATGGTGTCCGGAACGCTGATGGTACCGCTGCGTCCGGTTGCCGCGGGGATTGGAGCCAAGGTAAGCTCCTCCCAAGGCAAGCTATCCATCAGCCTCATGGTCACGGATAAGGAAGAGAAGCATGACGAGGGCGAGATCAACAATACGACCGGGAAGACTCGAATCGGAAATAGCTATTATGAATGGAGTATGAATTATCCTTCCTGGATGATCGTTGGGAGAGGAACGGACGACGAGAGCGGTGCTGCTTTCAACGATGCTACGGGCCGCTATTATCTTGAGGTTCATGCCTCCTCCCAGAAAGTAAAGCTGAGTCCTGACGATCTGTTAGAACGGCTCCTGAAAGAACTGAGCGATTCCGGAGATGTTGTGCTTCACCAAGAGACGGTCGCAAGCGGAGCTGTGCCGTATGCCAGAGTCATTTTCCGCGATATCGACGGCGTCCTATGGGAAGGCCGGCAGTATTATGCCAATGACCGCGTCTATGAGCTGTATTTTGCCGATGCGGAAGCGGTTCACTATAAAGATATGGACAAGCACGCGAGCTTGCTGGGTTCTTTCAGAACGACCTATCAGGCGGGAGACAAATCATTAAAAGACGTCTCTTCCATCGTAGGTGGGCTCCGCGAAGCAGGAAATGAAGAATACGGCATATGGTTTGGCATTCCTGCAGGCTGGGAAATCAACAATAAGGATATGTTATACGGCAGCGAAGGAGAAGGTTATCTGTCCGTCTCGGTGACATCCGTACCGACAGGGGTTGATGGCACGCTCGCAGCTTGGGGGCAGCGTCTTAAAGACTGGCTGTCGGAATCCTTCGTCCAAGAGTCATACGAATACGTGGGACTTACGCCGGTGGAGATCTCGGGCGTCAAAGGGCAGATTCAAGAGGTTCGGTACAACTTCGGAGATAAATGGGTGACGGAATATGAAGTGATGATCCAGAAGAACGGCTACCGCTATTATCTGGAATATGCGGTACCGGATGGTCAAGAGAAGACGGCTGCCAACTGGAAGAAGGTGCTGGAATCGATCGAGATCGATTATGATGTGGTACCTGAGAACTTCGGCCGCATTGGCGAAGAAGGCTACCTGACCGATAAAACCAAGATGCGGAGCAAAAACTCCGAAACGTACCGCTATCATATCGACATTCCAAAATACTGGGAACCGCTGAATGATCAGTTCGAGCAGGGAACGGTCGAATATGGATTTGCCGGAGGCGGGTTTGAAATTAATGCACAGAAGGATACATCCGCAGACTTCATCGTCAGCAACCTGAAGCGTTATTATAATGAAGCCAGCACGGCTTCAGGGACGACGGTGAAATTACTTGGCGTGGATAACATCACGTTTGCCGGTGTGCCTGCCGTGTCGTTCAAGGTGCATCAGGTGAAGAACGGCGTTGGCTTTACCACCCAGGAGATCGTCTTTGAAAGCGGAAATATCGCGTACACGATTACGACGACGTTGAATGATGCCAATGCGACGGACATGCAGCAAGCCGCTTTGGAGCGTGCGCTGTCCTCGTTCGAGCTGGTGAAGTAG
- a CDS encoding S1C family serine protease — protein MKNIQWQKRSAAVLLGAIIMAGSGDAVMHTDIAAAASAKPKNTYEQNAVPQVISRMSPSVVGIIGKAAQGSSEVDDRYNLAHGTGVIWKSDGWIVTNAHVVDGLTGITVVTSDGKSYKAKGVYSDPMSDIALVKINAKSLKPAKFAASAQNALVGETVVAIGTPISFSLRNSASVGVVSGLNRSVDGSYRLIQTDTAINPGNSGGPLVNLKGEVIGINSKKFAAVGIENMGFSIPAETVHYIVDHLLEYGEVRRAGLGLELEESWSAIVGLPSDDPLTVTKVLSEQARKAGIQEDDVLYAINGKRIYSVVDINERLKPFIPGQQVQLLMQRDGDIVNVKLTLSQDDNRAASSSAGEAE, from the coding sequence TTGAAGAATATACAATGGCAAAAACGATCGGCGGCTGTACTGCTGGGGGCCATCATTATGGCGGGAAGCGGCGATGCGGTTATGCATACAGACATTGCGGCTGCAGCAAGCGCTAAACCCAAGAATACATATGAACAAAATGCGGTGCCTCAGGTTATCAGCCGGATGTCGCCATCGGTTGTTGGCATTATCGGAAAGGCCGCACAAGGAAGCAGCGAAGTGGATGACAGATACAACCTGGCGCACGGTACGGGGGTGATCTGGAAGTCAGACGGCTGGATTGTCACCAACGCTCATGTAGTGGACGGGCTTACCGGAATCACGGTCGTGACGTCAGACGGCAAATCCTATAAAGCCAAGGGCGTATACAGCGATCCTATGAGTGATATTGCATTAGTCAAAATAAACGCCAAGTCTCTGAAGCCGGCTAAATTTGCCGCATCCGCGCAAAATGCGCTGGTTGGAGAAACGGTGGTCGCCATTGGTACGCCAATCTCTTTCTCGTTACGAAACTCGGCATCCGTGGGTGTGGTTAGCGGCCTGAACCGGAGCGTCGACGGCTCTTATCGCCTGATTCAAACCGATACCGCCATTAACCCGGGTAACAGCGGAGGGCCGCTCGTCAATCTGAAAGGCGAGGTCATTGGCATCAACAGCAAGAAGTTTGCCGCTGTTGGCATCGAGAATATGGGCTTTTCCATTCCTGCGGAAACGGTCCATTATATTGTGGATCACTTATTGGAATATGGAGAGGTTCGAAGAGCCGGCCTAGGGTTGGAACTGGAAGAAAGCTGGTCCGCCATTGTGGGTCTGCCTTCAGACGATCCATTGACCGTTACGAAGGTGCTGTCCGAGCAAGCCCGAAAAGCTGGAATCCAAGAAGATGACGTGTTATATGCAATTAACGGAAAGCGCATCTATTCCGTCGTTGATATCAACGAACGGTTAAAGCCCTTCATTCCAGGCCAGCAGGTCCAGCTGCTGATGCAGCGGGATGGAGATATTGTAAATGTTAAACTGACGCTCAGCCAGGATGATAATCGAGCTGCTTCGTCAAGCGCTGGGGAGGCCGAGTGA
- a CDS encoding S-layer homology domain-containing protein: protein MKRITCSVLIALAASALYINSSDSVQADDVVPVPVSDRGRFDAQEATLRLTEEGLHPGDGSGDLHSNAAITRQDFVIMIVKALNLSTAERPEVATFKDVPNDHYAFSAIEGAVHAGLVKGVGNGRFGLGQSLTRQDMAVLYQRALQGITDKENSDGEAKQLELYKGSFSPYAKEAIELAMELGLFQESVTEAWNPKGIVTQEEAALVTAKWLKAVGHIVSNTSEDEVETPPESAHPVIHGIVTSSSGSTSTTPSVPGTAQSHAGTENLASQPDLPTTAPTAPTDLKFRYEKGQIQLTWTAKQGETYNIYYSEKSGTGYTLLSDGANVKSGSYATSDVRFQETAYYVVEAVNSFGKSGYSNEVSSRPNKISGLQAILNEEDESIGLTWTDVQEGVIYHVYYIGPDGVLYRLNEEPLVSRAYLIPNRNMLVGPSGQYAIHVVAVNELNVSSEPSNEVALEVKKDPEDRITITDPSVALPSEDLEEEEAVEQESTPEEYESQE, encoded by the coding sequence ATGAAGAGGATCACCTGTTCCGTTCTGATAGCTCTGGCAGCAAGTGCTTTATACATAAACTCATCCGATAGCGTTCAAGCAGATGATGTTGTACCCGTACCCGTCTCAGATAGGGGGCGCTTCGATGCACAGGAAGCCACTCTCCGGTTAACCGAGGAAGGACTCCATCCCGGTGACGGTAGTGGGGATCTCCATTCGAACGCGGCCATCACCCGGCAGGATTTTGTCATAATGATTGTCAAAGCTCTAAACCTTAGCACGGCTGAACGTCCGGAAGTCGCTACCTTCAAGGATGTACCCAACGATCACTATGCTTTCTCCGCCATCGAAGGTGCGGTTCATGCAGGGCTGGTGAAAGGGGTAGGGAACGGTAGGTTTGGACTTGGACAATCGCTGACACGTCAGGATATGGCTGTGCTGTATCAAAGAGCTCTGCAAGGGATTACTGATAAAGAAAACTCGGACGGGGAAGCCAAGCAGCTGGAGTTATATAAGGGCTCCTTCAGCCCTTATGCTAAGGAAGCTATCGAACTGGCCATGGAGTTAGGTCTCTTTCAGGAATCCGTGACCGAGGCTTGGAATCCCAAGGGTATCGTTACCCAGGAAGAAGCAGCTTTGGTTACAGCGAAGTGGTTGAAAGCCGTGGGGCACATCGTCTCCAATACTTCGGAGGATGAGGTAGAGACACCACCAGAAAGTGCTCACCCGGTCATCCATGGTATCGTAACCTCATCATCGGGATCAACATCCACAACTCCTTCCGTTCCTGGAACAGCACAGTCCCATGCGGGGACAGAGAACTTGGCATCTCAGCCGGATTTGCCGACAACGGCACCAACTGCTCCGACGGATCTGAAGTTCCGATATGAGAAGGGGCAGATTCAATTAACCTGGACAGCGAAACAAGGGGAAACCTACAATATCTATTACAGCGAGAAGTCCGGGACGGGTTATACATTATTGTCAGACGGAGCGAATGTGAAGTCAGGCAGTTACGCAACATCCGACGTGCGTTTTCAGGAGACGGCCTACTATGTAGTCGAGGCAGTGAACAGTTTCGGCAAGAGTGGTTATTCTAACGAAGTTTCGAGCCGTCCGAATAAAATATCCGGTCTTCAGGCCATCCTAAATGAGGAAGATGAATCCATTGGTTTAACCTGGACAGATGTGCAGGAAGGCGTAATCTATCATGTATACTACATAGGACCTGACGGAGTACTGTATCGTTTGAATGAGGAACCGTTAGTGAGCCGTGCATATCTTATTCCGAACCGCAATATGTTAGTAGGTCCGTCCGGCCAGTATGCGATCCATGTCGTTGCTGTAAACGAATTGAATGTAAGCAGTGAACCGTCCAATGAGGTTGCGCTGGAGGTCAAGAAGGACCCAGAGGATCGGATTACGATCACAGATCCTTCCGTGGCATTGCCAAGTGAAGACTTGGAGGAGGAAGAGGCAGTAGAGCAGGAATCGACTCCTGAGGAGTATGAATCACAGGAGTGA
- the uvrA gene encoding excinuclease ABC subunit UvrA, with protein MASENIVIKGARAHNLKNIDVTIPRDKFVVLTGLSGSGKSSLAFDTIYAEGQRRYVESLSAYARQFLGQMEKPDVDSIEGLSPAISIDQKTTSRNPRSTVGTVTEIYDYLRLLFARVGHPHCPEHGVEITSQTVEQMVDRIMQYPEKTRLQILAPVISGRKGEHKNLFADIAKQGFVRVRVDGELRDLSESIELEKNKKHTIEVVVDRIVVKEDIEARLADSIETALNLSGGQLLVDIMGQEELRFSSNFACPICGFSMEELTPRMFSFNTPFGACPDCDGLGVEMIVDPELLVPDTSKSVEEGAFAAWSGGTSTYYPQFLKSVCAHFGIPLDKPVSTFSQEQMNKLLYGTGNEKVHFRYENDFGQRKEAHVTFEGIIPNLERRYRDTNSEGIREYIEGYMSSKPCDVCKGHRLRKESLAVTINDRNMAYVTSLSIGESLKFFDHLELSEKEKQIANLILKEIHSRLGFLVNVGLDYLTLSRSAGTLSGGEAQRIRLATQIGSSLMGVLYILDEPSIGLHQRDNDRLISTLEHMRNLGNTLIVVEHDEDTMMAADYIIDIGPGAGIHGGQVIAEGTPKEIMNDPNSLTGQYLSGRKFIPVSSKRRKTDGRWLEIKGAKENNLKNINVKIPIGVFTAVTGVSGSGKSTLVNEILYKTLARDLNRAKVRPGQYREMKGLEHIEKVIDIDQSPIGRTPRSNPATYTGVFDDIRDIYSQTNEAKIRGYKKGRFSFNVKGGRCEACRGDGIIKIEMHFLPDIYVPCEVCKGKRYNRETLEVKYKGKNIAEVLEMTVENATDFFQNIPKIHRKMQTLMDVGLGYITLGQPATTLSGGEAQRVKLASELYRRSTGKTMYILDEPTTGLHVDDIDRLLVVLHRLVESGESVLVIEHNLDVIKTADYLIDLGPEGGSGGGTIIATGTPEDLVKVPESYTGKYLKPILERDTKRTKELNKVEAAR; from the coding sequence TTGGCAAGTGAAAATATTGTGATCAAAGGCGCACGTGCACACAATCTGAAAAATATCGACGTCACGATACCGCGTGACAAGTTCGTCGTTCTTACGGGGCTTAGCGGCTCGGGCAAATCCTCTCTCGCATTCGATACGATTTATGCCGAGGGTCAGCGACGTTACGTGGAATCCTTGTCCGCTTATGCACGCCAGTTCCTCGGGCAGATGGAGAAACCGGATGTCGATTCCATTGAAGGCCTATCGCCGGCGATATCGATTGACCAGAAAACGACGAGCCGCAACCCGCGCTCTACGGTAGGTACCGTAACGGAAATCTATGATTATCTGCGTCTGCTGTTTGCCCGGGTGGGACATCCGCACTGTCCGGAGCATGGCGTGGAGATTACCTCCCAGACGGTCGAGCAAATGGTAGACCGCATTATGCAGTATCCCGAGAAGACGAGACTGCAAATTCTCGCGCCGGTCATTTCCGGGCGCAAGGGCGAGCATAAGAATCTGTTTGCCGATATTGCGAAACAGGGCTTCGTTCGGGTGCGCGTCGACGGAGAGCTGCGCGATCTGTCGGAAAGTATCGAGCTGGAGAAGAACAAAAAGCATACGATTGAGGTCGTTGTGGACCGGATCGTAGTTAAGGAAGATATAGAGGCACGTCTGGCGGATTCGATCGAGACCGCGCTGAACCTGTCAGGCGGCCAGCTTCTGGTCGATATCATGGGTCAGGAGGAGCTGCGGTTCAGCTCCAACTTTGCCTGCCCGATCTGCGGCTTCAGCATGGAAGAACTGACGCCGAGGATGTTCTCCTTTAATACTCCATTCGGCGCTTGTCCGGATTGTGACGGACTTGGCGTCGAGATGATTGTGGATCCGGAGCTGCTTGTGCCGGATACGAGCAAAAGCGTAGAGGAAGGCGCCTTCGCTGCATGGAGCGGGGGCACGTCGACTTATTATCCGCAGTTTCTGAAATCGGTCTGCGCACATTTCGGCATTCCGCTGGACAAGCCGGTCAGTACCTTTAGCCAGGAACAGATGAATAAACTGTTGTACGGTACAGGCAATGAGAAGGTTCACTTCCGTTATGAGAATGACTTCGGTCAGCGCAAGGAAGCGCATGTGACCTTCGAAGGCATCATTCCGAACCTGGAACGTCGCTACCGCGATACCAATTCCGAGGGGATTCGCGAATACATCGAAGGTTATATGAGCAGCAAGCCGTGCGATGTTTGTAAAGGTCATCGTCTCCGGAAGGAAAGCCTGGCGGTTACGATCAATGATCGTAACATGGCTTATGTGACCAGCCTGTCGATCGGAGAATCCCTGAAATTCTTCGATCACCTGGAGCTTAGCGAGAAAGAAAAACAGATTGCCAATCTCATTCTGAAGGAGATTCACAGCCGTTTGGGCTTCCTTGTCAATGTGGGCTTGGATTACCTGACACTCAGCCGTTCGGCGGGAACGCTGTCGGGCGGGGAAGCGCAGCGGATCCGGTTAGCTACGCAGATCGGCTCCAGCCTGATGGGCGTGCTGTACATTCTGGACGAGCCCAGCATCGGGCTGCATCAACGGGATAATGATCGCCTGATTTCAACGCTGGAGCATATGCGGAATCTGGGCAATACGCTCATTGTGGTCGAGCATGACGAGGACACGATGATGGCCGCAGATTATATCATCGACATCGGCCCGGGCGCAGGCATTCATGGCGGCCAGGTCATCGCGGAGGGAACGCCGAAGGAGATTATGAACGACCCTAACTCTCTGACGGGCCAGTACCTGAGCGGCCGCAAGTTCATTCCGGTCAGCAGCAAGCGCCGTAAGACCGATGGACGCTGGCTCGAGATTAAAGGCGCGAAAGAGAACAATCTGAAGAATATCAACGTGAAAATTCCGATTGGCGTCTTCACGGCGGTAACCGGCGTGTCCGGTTCAGGCAAGTCTACATTGGTCAACGAGATCCTGTACAAGACGCTCGCTCGTGACTTGAACAGAGCCAAAGTCCGTCCGGGGCAATACCGCGAGATGAAGGGTCTGGAGCATATCGAGAAGGTTATTGACATCGACCAGTCACCGATTGGCCGTACGCCTCGCTCCAATCCGGCGACCTACACGGGCGTCTTCGACGATATCCGGGATATCTATTCCCAGACGAATGAAGCGAAGATTCGCGGATACAAGAAGGGCCGCTTCAGCTTCAACGTGAAGGGCGGACGCTGTGAGGCCTGCCGCGGGGACGGTATCATCAAGATTGAGATGCACTTCCTGCCGGATATCTACGTGCCTTGCGAAGTGTGCAAGGGCAAACGCTACAACCGCGAAACGCTGGAAGTTAAATATAAAGGCAAGAACATCGCTGAGGTACTGGAGATGACCGTTGAGAATGCAACGGATTTCTTCCAGAACATTCCGAAGATACACCGGAAGATGCAGACGCTGATGGATGTCGGTCTGGGTTATATTACTTTGGGTCAGCCTGCCACCACGCTGTCCGGTGGTGAAGCCCAGCGCGTGAAGCTGGCTTCCGAGCTGTACCGCCGCAGCACGGGCAAAACGATGTATATTCTGGATGAACCGACCACCGGCCTGCATGTGGACGATATCGACCGTCTGCTCGTTGTCCTTCATCGTCTGGTGGAATCCGGGGAATCCGTCCTTGTCATTGAGCACAATCTCGATGTCATCAAGACAGCAGATTATCTGATCGACCTGGGTCCAGAGGGCGGCAGCGGCGGTGGTACCATCATCGCTACCGGAACGCCTGAGGATTTGGTGAAGGTACCCGAGTCTTATACAGGGAAGTACCTGAAGCCAATCCTGGAACGCGATACGAAGCGAACTAAGGAATTGAACAAGGTGGAAGCGGCACGTTAA